A genome region from Pseudomonas pergaminensis includes the following:
- the pncB gene encoding nicotinate phosphoribosyltransferase codes for MSESVFADRIVQNLLDTDFYKLTMMQAVLHNYPNVEVEWEFRCRNSEDLRPYLAEIRYQIERLAELSLSPDQLGFLERISFMKPDFLRFLGLFRFNLRYVQTGIENGELFIRLRGPWLHVILFEVPMLAIVSEVRNRYRYQTVILEQAREQLYRKFDWLTANASSDELSELQVADFGTRRRFSYRVQEEVVSVLKHDFPGRFVGTSNVHLAREFDMKPLGTMAHEWIMAHQQLGPRLIDSQIAALDCWVREYRGLLGIALTDCITTDAFLGDFDLYFAKLFDGLRHDSGDPVQWAEKAITHYHKLGIEPMSKTLVFSDSLSLPKALEIFRALRGRINVSFGIGTNLTCDIPGVEPMSIVLKMTACNGQPVAKISDEAGKTHCTDPNFVAYLRHVFKVPAISSKE; via the coding sequence ATGAGCGAGAGTGTGTTTGCCGATCGCATCGTGCAGAACTTGCTCGACACCGACTTCTACAAGCTGACCATGATGCAGGCGGTGCTGCACAACTACCCCAACGTGGAAGTTGAATGGGAGTTTCGTTGCCGTAACAGCGAAGACCTGCGCCCGTACCTGGCGGAGATCCGCTACCAGATCGAGCGCCTCGCCGAGCTGAGCCTGAGCCCGGACCAGTTGGGTTTCCTGGAACGCATCAGCTTTATGAAGCCGGACTTTTTGCGCTTCCTCGGGCTGTTCCGCTTCAACCTGCGCTACGTGCAGACCGGCATCGAGAACGGTGAGTTGTTCATCCGCCTGCGCGGGCCGTGGCTGCATGTGATCCTGTTTGAAGTGCCGATGCTGGCTATCGTCAGCGAAGTGCGTAACCGCTATCGCTACCAGACCGTGATCCTCGAACAGGCCCGCGAGCAGCTGTACCGCAAGTTCGACTGGCTGACCGCCAACGCCAGCAGCGACGAGCTGTCCGAGCTGCAAGTGGCTGACTTCGGCACGCGTCGGCGCTTCTCGTACCGTGTGCAGGAAGAAGTGGTCAGCGTGCTCAAGCATGACTTCCCCGGGCGCTTCGTCGGCACCAGCAACGTGCACCTGGCGCGCGAGTTCGACATGAAGCCGCTGGGCACCATGGCCCACGAATGGATCATGGCCCACCAGCAACTCGGCCCGCGCCTGATCGACAGCCAGATCGCCGCGCTCGACTGCTGGGTCCGCGAATACCGTGGCCTGTTGGGTATCGCCCTGACCGACTGCATCACCACCGACGCGTTCCTGGGCGACTTCGACCTGTACTTCGCCAAGCTGTTCGACGGCCTGCGCCATGACTCCGGCGATCCCGTGCAATGGGCAGAAAAGGCCATCACCCACTACCACAAGCTCGGCATCGAGCCGATGAGCAAGACCCTGGTGTTCTCCGACAGCCTGTCGTTGCCCAAGGCCCTGGAGATATTCCGCGCCTTGCGGGGTCGGATCAATGTGAGCTTTGGCATCGGCACAAACCTAACCTGTGACATTCCAGGTGTCGAGCCGATGAGCATCGTGCTTAAAATGACCGCCTGCAATGGCCAGCCCGTCGCGAAGATCTCCGATGAAGCGGGCAAGACCCACTGCACCGACCCGAATTTCGTCGCCTATTTGCGTCATGTTTTCAAAGTACCTGCCATCTCTAGCAAGGAGTGA
- a CDS encoding LysR family transcriptional regulator gives MLNKRHLPSITALQCFEAATRHLSFTRAAEELNLTQSAVSKQVAQLEELLQHLLFRRVRRRLQMTPAGDLYLVEVRKILTQVEMSTHYLRSYGGETEVLRVSTPYTFGARWLVPRLKGWRLRHPQIHLDLCNEQEPDELLQGKADMAFYFGQGSRPGTESLKLFSEALVPVCAPESLPAQPFTDPTQLSDLVLLQNASRPQGWHDWFASQGFHTEHSYHGPRFDTFYMCIRAAQVGCGVALLPRFLVEEELAEGKLVIPWQHAMPSQDAYYLAYPEHSAEVPKVREFVKWMMEQVL, from the coding sequence GTGCTGAACAAAAGACATTTGCCCTCGATCACTGCCCTGCAGTGTTTCGAAGCCGCCACCCGCCACTTGAGCTTCACCCGCGCCGCCGAGGAGCTGAACCTCACGCAGAGCGCGGTGAGCAAACAGGTGGCGCAACTGGAAGAACTGCTGCAACACCTGCTGTTTCGCCGGGTGCGTCGGCGCTTGCAGATGACCCCGGCAGGCGACCTGTATCTGGTGGAAGTGCGCAAGATCCTCACCCAGGTGGAGATGTCCACCCATTACCTGCGCTCCTACGGCGGCGAAACCGAAGTGCTGCGCGTGTCCACGCCCTACACCTTCGGCGCGCGCTGGCTGGTGCCGCGCCTCAAGGGCTGGCGCCTGCGTCATCCGCAGATCCATTTGGACCTGTGCAATGAACAGGAGCCGGATGAATTGTTGCAAGGCAAGGCCGACATGGCCTTCTACTTCGGCCAGGGCTCACGGCCGGGCACCGAAAGCCTCAAATTGTTCAGCGAAGCGTTGGTGCCGGTGTGCGCGCCAGAAAGCCTGCCGGCGCAGCCGTTCACCGATCCCACGCAACTGAGCGACCTGGTGCTGCTGCAAAACGCTTCGCGTCCCCAGGGCTGGCACGACTGGTTTGCCAGCCAGGGCTTCCACACCGAGCACAGCTATCACGGGCCACGCTTCGACACCTTCTATATGTGCATTCGGGCCGCGCAGGTGGGCTGTGGCGTGGCGTTGTTGCCGCGCTTTCTGGTGGAAGAAGAGTTGGCCGAAGGCAAGCTGGTCATTCCCTGGCAGCATGCAATGCCGAGCCAGGATGCGTATTACCTGGCCTACCCCGAACATTCGGCGGAGGTGCCCAAGGTGCGTGAATTTGTGAAGTGGATGATGGAGCAGGTGCTTTAG